One Deinococcus psychrotolerans genomic window carries:
- a CDS encoding GIY-YIG nuclease family protein, whose protein sequence is MSDHLLAELGFPAFHDVVGQASVARLYAAGQRCGIYVLGFADGERYVGQALDVTKRYLNHRKTYADLIQLSFKRVSAEALDAEEQRCIHTLEAGGMLLRNFTHMSVVRGSRAFDEVVTPEEQAAWLRSDPDFQDDEAHVHDESLRRRQRHKFEQFMTLPHAQEALTLLGLYLMSTLPFPRRTEQDFWIVSCLPGGVGKEYSLYCRVTVNMQENFSMYGNENGLESSFHMAISPLKELLGEDWQRQLEENEYEVSGHRYKSGGHDQTQVSAFEYDHARVLLTSRETLQAMAILNSRLMRRGGTHQPGSHCPQLVDAAIAAARQALEMEMNQGE, encoded by the coding sequence ATGTCTGACCATCTCCTGGCAGAACTCGGTTTCCCGGCCTTTCATGACGTTGTGGGGCAGGCTTCAGTTGCTCGCCTGTACGCAGCCGGACAGCGTTGCGGAATCTACGTTCTCGGATTCGCGGACGGCGAACGGTATGTCGGTCAGGCGCTCGATGTCACCAAACGCTATTTGAACCACCGCAAGACCTACGCCGACTTGATTCAGCTGAGCTTCAAGCGTGTGTCCGCAGAGGCGTTGGATGCCGAAGAGCAGCGCTGCATCCATACTTTGGAGGCTGGAGGCATGCTCCTGCGAAACTTCACGCACATGAGCGTAGTTCGCGGTAGCCGGGCGTTCGACGAGGTGGTCACGCCCGAGGAACAGGCAGCTTGGCTGCGGAGCGATCCAGATTTTCAGGATGATGAAGCGCACGTCCATGACGAATCGCTCAGGCGACGGCAGCGCCACAAATTCGAGCAGTTCATGACTTTGCCGCACGCGCAGGAGGCGCTCACACTCCTGGGCCTCTATTTGATGTCAACGTTGCCCTTCCCGCGCCGCACCGAACAGGACTTCTGGATCGTGAGCTGTCTGCCAGGGGGGGTCGGCAAGGAGTACAGCCTTTACTGCCGGGTCACGGTCAACATGCAGGAGAACTTTTCCATGTACGGCAACGAGAATGGCCTCGAATCATCCTTTCATATGGCCATCTCTCCACTCAAGGAGCTGCTGGGTGAGGACTGGCAACGGCAACTTGAGGAGAACGAGTATGAGGTTTCGGGTCACCGTTACAAATCTGGTGGGCACGATCAAACTCAAGTCTCTGCCTTCGAGTATGACCACGCGAGAGTCCTGCTCACCTCAAGAGAGACATTGCAGGCCATGGCCATTCTGAACTCCAGATTGATGCGTAGAGGCGGAACTCACCAGCCAGGTTCGCACTGCCCGCAACTGGTTGATGCGGCGATCGCTGCTGCCAGACAGGCCCTCGAGATGGAGATGAACCAAGGGGAGTAA
- a CDS encoding gamma-glutamylcyclotransferase produces MKGLLDGQEIRRRRENLGLTLQEVAEKAGVTRQYVSSVESNKIQLIPSGVARIIETVGLMVRFEQPGQGDFPVHFFTYGSMKPGFIRYGLVEGSLPEGHRSAVLAGYLLYDSGMDYPCLVRGARATDTVEGVVFEFTGKTIFKALELFDVIEGTQNDPPLFIRHRTVALVNGGSDQMTVPCWVYLYGQSVEGMKPVKGGNWLKEKGRRK; encoded by the coding sequence ATGAAAGGCCTGCTTGACGGCCAGGAGATCCGGCGCAGACGCGAGAACCTCGGCCTTACCCTGCAGGAGGTCGCAGAAAAGGCAGGCGTGACCCGGCAATACGTCAGTTCCGTTGAGAGCAACAAGATCCAACTCATTCCGTCCGGTGTGGCGCGCATCATCGAAACGGTCGGCCTGATGGTCAGATTCGAGCAGCCGGGGCAGGGTGACTTTCCCGTTCACTTCTTCACCTACGGCAGCATGAAACCCGGCTTCATCAGGTACGGCTTGGTGGAAGGCAGCCTCCCGGAAGGTCATCGCTCAGCGGTGCTGGCCGGGTATCTGCTCTACGACAGCGGCATGGACTATCCCTGTCTGGTGCGCGGCGCGCGTGCGACTGACACTGTAGAGGGGGTCGTTTTCGAGTTCACTGGAAAGACCATCTTCAAGGCGTTGGAGCTCTTCGATGTCATCGAAGGAACGCAGAACGACCCACCGCTGTTTATCAGGCACCGCACTGTGGCCCTCGTCAACGGGGGGAGCGACCAGATGACCGTGCCGTGCTGGGTCTACCTCTATGGACAGTCCGTCGAGGGTATGAAGCCCGTCAAGGGCGGGAACTGGTTGAAAGAGAAAGGGAGGAGAAAATGA
- a CDS encoding gamma-glutamyl-gamma-aminobutyrate hydrolase family protein, producing the protein MKMQIGILESSRKDDIRDLFGTHYPQITCRVINSHLTIGEMDAVLAGGGPDLTPSLYGQENRASRGVNPKRDMGELAIIEAVLAARVPFLGLCRGAQLLNVALGGTLWQDLETERGSPHPERHLVRFSGRGAQRLGDEAQVNSTHHQGIDRVASGLEIIATAEDGLPEAWYRPGAIGVQFHPETLIKDDLRWLQLFDWWLGGAA; encoded by the coding sequence ATGAAAATGCAGATAGGGATTCTAGAGAGCAGTCGGAAGGATGATATTAGGGATCTGTTCGGCACCCACTATCCACAGATCACCTGCCGAGTAATCAATTCACACTTGACAATCGGCGAGATGGATGCTGTTCTCGCGGGCGGTGGCCCTGACCTGACGCCCAGCCTCTACGGACAGGAGAACCGTGCCAGCCGCGGAGTCAATCCCAAACGCGACATGGGCGAACTGGCGATCATAGAGGCGGTCCTCGCCGCCAGGGTGCCCTTTCTCGGACTCTGCCGGGGTGCCCAACTGCTCAACGTCGCCCTCGGCGGGACGCTCTGGCAAGATCTGGAGACTGAACGCGGTTCCCCTCATCCTGAGAGGCATCTGGTGAGGTTCAGTGGTAGAGGAGCACAGCGCCTTGGTGATGAAGCCCAGGTCAACTCCACCCATCATCAGGGGATCGACCGGGTCGCTTCCGGCTTGGAAATCATCGCTACTGCCGAAGATGGTCTGCCGGAAGCCTGGTACCGTCCGGGAGCCATCGGCGTCCAGTTTCACCCGGAGACACTGATCAAGGACGATCTCCGCTGGCTCCAGCTCTTCGACTGGTGGTTGGGAGGCGCGGCATGA
- a CDS encoding IS5 family transposase (programmed frameshift) translates to MRLTDEQWAVLGPLIPPPEKKTLRGRPRRPDREVFEGILWVLHTGAQWNQLPTTYPPKSTCFERFQEWNNRTIFPALLEALYEQLDDQGLLDLRESFIDGTFSAAKKGALMSGRPKKGKGTKVMLMVEASGLPISVFTTSASPSEVTLVQNTLDSMFGWDYPERLIGDKAYDSDGLDSEMAHRGIEMIAPNRRNRRQTQDGRPLRRYRKRWKVERTIAWLQNFRRIVTRYERLAEHFLSFVQLACVLLLLRRISG, encoded by the exons ATGCGATTGACGGACGAACAGTGGGCCGTCCTCGGCCCACTCATTCCACCCCCGGAGAAGAAGACGCTGCGTGGACGACCCAGAAGACCAGACCGCGAAGTGTTCGAAGGCATCCTCTGGGTGCTCCATACGGGTGCCCAATGGAATCAGCTGCCCACGACGTACCCGCCGAAGTCCACTTGCTTTGAGCGTTTTCAGGAATGGAACAACAGAACTATCTTTCCGGCGCTGCTTGAGGCCCTGTATGAACAGCTTGATGATCAAGGCTTGCTCGATCTCCGCGAAAGCTTTATTGACGGCACTTTCAGTGCCGCCAAAAAGGGGGCTTTGATGTCGGGAAGAC CCAAGAAAGGCAAAGGAACCAAAGTCATGCTGATGGTCGAGGCCAGTGGCCTGCCCATCAGCGTCTTCACCACCAGCGCCAGTCCGAGTGAAGTCACGCTCGTCCAGAACACACTGGACAGCATGTTCGGTTGGGATTACCCGGAACGGCTTATTGGCGATAAGGCCTATGACAGTGACGGCTTAGACAGCGAGATGGCACACCGTGGCATTGAGATGATTGCGCCGAACCGGCGCAACCGTCGTCAAACCCAAGATGGTCGCCCACTGCGGCGATATCGAAAACGTTGGAAAGTGGAGCGAACCATTGCTTGGCTTCAGAATTTTAGACGAATCGTGACCCGATATGAACGTCTTGCCGAGCACTTCCTGAGCTTTGTTCAGCTTGCCTGCGTCCTCCTGCTCCTTCGCAGAATTTCCGGATAA